The bacterium genomic interval TTCGGGGCGGCGGGCCGGATGACCGGCCACAACACCGATGGCATCGGCTGGCTCGCCTCCCTCGAGAGCGAAACCGGCGAGACCCCCGCCGGGAAGAGGTGCCTCCTCATCGGGGCGGGGGGCGCGGCGCGGGCCATCGCCGTCAAGATGGCGCAGTGCGGCGCGGCCCACATCGAGATCAGGAACCGCACCGCCGAAAAGGCCGAGGCGCTGGCGGCGTACGTTTCGAAAAACCTTCCCGGAGCGCAGCTCTCGGGCGGAGGGCTTTCGGATCTCCACGCGGCGGCCGAGGGCTGCGATCTCATCGTCAACACCACGAGCCAGGGGATGGCGGGCGAGCCCGAGCGGGAGGCGGCGATGCCCGTTCCCGAGGACGCCATCCCCGCGGGGTGCATCTGCACCGACGCCGTTTACAACCCGGTGGAGACGGCGTTTCTCCAAGCCGCAAAGAGGCGCGGCGCCCGCACCGTCTCGGGAGTCGGCTGGCTCATCCACCAGGGGGCGGCCGCCTGGAAGCTCTGGACGGGCACCGAGATGCCCGTGGAAAAAGTGACGCAGAACATCCTGAAAACACTTTCGGCGA includes:
- the aroE gene encoding shikimate dehydrogenase, giving the protein MALEKTLAIFGYPLSHTMSPVMHNTAAEALGLPYRFMAYEVRPENFAEAVHGARAMGFGGLCVTIPHKVAAAGMMDDLSEDARLMGAVNVIVFGAAGRMTGHNTDGIGWLASLESETGETPAGKRCLLIGAGGAARAIAVKMAQCGAAHIEIRNRTAEKAEALAAYVSKNLPGAQLSGGGLSDLHAAAEGCDLIVNTTSQGMAGEPEREAAMPVPEDAIPAGCICTDAVYNPVETAFLQAAKRRGARTVSGVGWLIHQGAAAWKLWTGTEMPVEKVTQNILKTLSAK